CCGCGAGACACCACTGGAAGGGAAAGCCGAGGGGTACCACTTCTGATGCCTGGAATCGCCACGCGGGGGCGGTCGTAGTGGAGCCGTTCGTGTTCTTCGGCGGGAAAGGCGGTGTCGGGAAGACGACCGTCTCCTCCGCCTACGCGCTGAAGTGTGCCCGGGCCGGCGTGGAGACGCTAGTGGTCTCCACGGACCCGGCACACTCGGTCTCGGACGTCTTCGAACAGGAGTTCGGGGACGAACCCCGCCCGGTCGACGGCGTCGAGGGGCTGTCGGCGCTGGAGATCGACCCGGAGGCGGAAGTGACCAGCCACCTCAACGAGATCCGGACGCGGCTCTCCGACCAGGTGTCCACGCCGATGGTCAACGAGATCGACCAGCAACTCGAGATGGCCCACCGGACGCCGGGGGCCTACGAGGCGGCGCTGTTCGACCGGTTCGTCGACGTGATGCGATCGGCGGGGGACTACGACAGGATCGTCTTCGACACCGCGCCGACGGGGGGAACGCTCCGATTGCTCGCACTACCGGACTTCTTGGAGTCGTGGATCGACCGGCTGATGGACAAGCGCCGGGAGAGCATCGACCTGTTCGAGAAGGCCGCAATCGGGAACCGGGAACCCCGGCGCGTGATGGACGGCGATCCCATCCTGGCACACCTGCAGGAACGGAAGTCGTTCTTCGAGTTCGCTGGCGGAGCCCTGCGCAACGACGCGACCTTCTTTCTCGTGTTGAACCCCGACCAGCTGTCCGTGAACGAAACCGAGCGGGCCATCGAGGACATGGACGCGGAGGGGCTGGGCGTCCGGGGCCTCGTCGCGAACAGGCTCACGCCCGAGCCCGACCCCGACGAGGATGGGCGCGGCGCGCGCTACCTCCGGGATCGGATCGAGACCGAACGCGACCGCCTCGCGACCGTCCGGGAGCGGTTCGACCCGCCCCTGGTCGCAGAGATCGAATCGCGAACCCGGGAGATTCAGGGCGATCTCCTCGACGACGTGGCTGCAGAACTCGACGTCGACGTCACGCCCGAGGATCCGACGTTCGTGAACGCCGGGTAGCCAGCGGCGGTGTCTCGGAGATAGGGCTCGTTCCACGCGATTCGAGGCAAAGCAATTAGGTGCCTGCTACCGGATACCACGACCATGAGTACCGAGTCGCTCTCGACGTTCGAGTCGTCCGTTCCGGGGGAGGTCCACCGGACG
This Halorientalis sp. IM1011 DNA region includes the following protein-coding sequences:
- a CDS encoding TRC40/GET3/ArsA family transport-energizing ATPase, with the translated sequence MEPFVFFGGKGGVGKTTVSSAYALKCARAGVETLVVSTDPAHSVSDVFEQEFGDEPRPVDGVEGLSALEIDPEAEVTSHLNEIRTRLSDQVSTPMVNEIDQQLEMAHRTPGAYEAALFDRFVDVMRSAGDYDRIVFDTAPTGGTLRLLALPDFLESWIDRLMDKRRESIDLFEKAAIGNREPRRVMDGDPILAHLQERKSFFEFAGGALRNDATFFLVLNPDQLSVNETERAIEDMDAEGLGVRGLVANRLTPEPDPDEDGRGARYLRDRIETERDRLATVRERFDPPLVAEIESRTREIQGDLLDDVAAELDVDVTPEDPTFVNAG